One genomic segment of Colias croceus chromosome 16, ilColCroc2.1 includes these proteins:
- the LOC123698554 gene encoding pancreatic lipase-related protein 2-like isoform X1, translated as MKVFILLFSVAVYTVFAVPFENEKQYGRFIEIPGGDGQMHLVDLEAEPDVEFLNEIARNPANNQYFLYTRRNPRVSQTLTINNANSIRNSNFNANRPTIVIVHGWLSNRNTNPNPTVRNAYLDKSDVNVIVMDWRRLAMRDYVTAANGVPAVGRGLGQFLQFLNQVTGAPFTSMHLIGFSLGAHLVGNAGRQLGGRAARVTGLDPAGPLWTLSTNRLRASDGVYVEAIHTDGGTGGLGIGSRVADADFFPNGGRSQPGCATSLCNHNRAWELFASTVTRNHLEGRQCTSMTQVTYNTCRGSTLRMGNDDLNKRGSGIYRLDTARRYPF; from the exons ATGAAGGTATTCATCCTATTGTTCAGTGTGGCGG ttTATACCGTCTTTGCTGTTCCATTTGAGAATGAGAAACAATATGGACGGTTTATTGAAATTCCCGGTGGAGATGGGCAAATGCACCTAGTTGATTTGGAAGCCGAACCTGACGTGGAATTTTTGAACGAAATTGCTAGGAACCCAGCAAATAACCAATACTTCCTGTACACAAG ACGCAACCCAAGAGTGTCTCAGACGTTAACCATCAACAATGCTAATTCCATCAGAAATTCAAACTTTAACGCTAACAGACCCACCATAGTTATTGTCCACGGCTGGCTTAGCAACCGAAACACCAACCCTAACCCAACAGTCAGAAATG CATACCTCGACAAGAGTGATGTTAACGTCATCGTCATGGACTGGAGAAGGTTAGCTATGCGAGACTACGTGACTGCCGCAAACGGAGTACCAGCTGTAGGCCGTGGTTTGGGCCAGTTCTTGCAGTTCCTTAACCAAGTGACTGGAGCGCCTTTCACCAGCATGCACCTTATTGGATTCAGTCTGGGCGCTCATCTTGTTGGTAATGCTGGAAGACAGCTTGGTGGCAGAGCCGCTAGAGTTACTG GTTTGGACCCAGCCGGTCCTCTATGGACCCTAAGTACAAACCGTTTACGCGCGTCTGACGGCGTCTACGTGGAGGCTATTCACACTGACGGAGGTACTGGTGGCCTTGGAATCGGCTCTAGAGTCGCTGATGCTGATTTCTTCCCGAATGGAGGCAGGTCTCAACCCGGTTGCGCAACCAGTCTATGTAACCACAACCGCGCGTGGGAATTATTCGCTTCGACTGTAACACGGAACCATCTAGAAGGAAGGCAGTGCACTTCCATGACTCAAGTGACGTATAACACGTGTCGTGGTAGCACTCTGCGCATGGGCAATGATGACTTGAACAAACGGGG ATCTGGAATATACCGACTGGACACCGCTCGCAGATATCCATTTTAa
- the LOC123698554 gene encoding pancreatic lipase-related protein 2-like isoform X2, translating to MHLVDLEAEPDVEFLNEIARNPANNQYFLYTRRNPRVSQTLTINNANSIRNSNFNANRPTIVIVHGWLSNRNTNPNPTVRNAYLDKSDVNVIVMDWRRLAMRDYVTAANGVPAVGRGLGQFLQFLNQVTGAPFTSMHLIGFSLGAHLVGNAGRQLGGRAARVTGLDPAGPLWTLSTNRLRASDGVYVEAIHTDGGTGGLGIGSRVADADFFPNGGRSQPGCATSLCNHNRAWELFASTVTRNHLEGRQCTSMTQVTYNTCRGSTLRMGNDDLNKRGSGIYRLDTARRYPF from the exons ATGCACCTAGTTGATTTGGAAGCCGAACCTGACGTGGAATTTTTGAACGAAATTGCTAGGAACCCAGCAAATAACCAATACTTCCTGTACACAAG ACGCAACCCAAGAGTGTCTCAGACGTTAACCATCAACAATGCTAATTCCATCAGAAATTCAAACTTTAACGCTAACAGACCCACCATAGTTATTGTCCACGGCTGGCTTAGCAACCGAAACACCAACCCTAACCCAACAGTCAGAAATG CATACCTCGACAAGAGTGATGTTAACGTCATCGTCATGGACTGGAGAAGGTTAGCTATGCGAGACTACGTGACTGCCGCAAACGGAGTACCAGCTGTAGGCCGTGGTTTGGGCCAGTTCTTGCAGTTCCTTAACCAAGTGACTGGAGCGCCTTTCACCAGCATGCACCTTATTGGATTCAGTCTGGGCGCTCATCTTGTTGGTAATGCTGGAAGACAGCTTGGTGGCAGAGCCGCTAGAGTTACTG GTTTGGACCCAGCCGGTCCTCTATGGACCCTAAGTACAAACCGTTTACGCGCGTCTGACGGCGTCTACGTGGAGGCTATTCACACTGACGGAGGTACTGGTGGCCTTGGAATCGGCTCTAGAGTCGCTGATGCTGATTTCTTCCCGAATGGAGGCAGGTCTCAACCCGGTTGCGCAACCAGTCTATGTAACCACAACCGCGCGTGGGAATTATTCGCTTCGACTGTAACACGGAACCATCTAGAAGGAAGGCAGTGCACTTCCATGACTCAAGTGACGTATAACACGTGTCGTGGTAGCACTCTGCGCATGGGCAATGATGACTTGAACAAACGGGG ATCTGGAATATACCGACTGGACACCGCTCGCAGATATCCATTTTAa
- the LOC123698555 gene encoding uncharacterized protein LOC123698555 → MELMSPLLLYALLTLVPQALGKNRIGFAYETTNNNSMIIKKRPQVGKNIMLNVNTQANTMKSSDLQTVFIDPSCRNCAACMERAVNAHKIHNHVVNTQMNADRFQDNTYTNQENIIRERRSVKFDNVPKIEKKPKRSKPKRNKSVSVIKYNENGEIYALKVKETSNQLIADQQNVTKSFSSTTCQVYSVQQSLPCESPEADLILTATKRKTNKKNKKVQGKKETNVPTEKATLITSVFRKRHVDNSQVPENFMTSLEEMY, encoded by the exons ATGGAACTAATGAGTCCGCTATTGTTGTATGCGCTACTTACACTCGTGCCACAAGCGTTAG GAAAAAACCGTATAGGATTTGCCTATGAAACGACTAACAACAATTCcatgattataaaaaagagGCCACAGGTTgggaaaaatataatgttaaatgtAAACACGCAAGCTAATACGATGAAATCCAGTGACCTGCAGACCGTGTTCATAGACCCGTCGTGCCGCAACTGTGCCGCTTGTATGGAAAGAGCAGTGAACGcgcataaaatacataatcatGTTGTTAACACTCAAATGAATGCCGATCGCTTCCAAGACAACACCTATACGAATCAAGAAAACATTATCCGGGAAAGACGTAGTGTGAAATTCGACAACGTTCCTAAAATTGAAAAGAAACCTAAAAGGTCGAAGCCTAAACGAAATAAATCCGTATCAGTAATCAAATACAATGAGAATGGGGAAATCTACGCGTTGAAAGTGAAAGAGACGAGTAATCAATTAATAGCAGATCAACAGAACGTTACAAAAAGTTTTTCTTCAACGACGTGCCAAGTGTACAGCGTACAACAATCTTTGCCCTGCGAATCGCCCGAAGCTGATTTAATTCTGACGGCTacgaaaagaaaaacaaacaagaaaaataaaaaggtacAAGGAAAAAAGGAAACGAATGTGCCCACTGAGAAAGCGACATTGATTACATCAGTGTTTAGAAAACGACATGTGGATAATTCACAGGTTCCGGAAAATTTCATGACTTCCCTCGAAGAAATGTATTGA
- the LOC123698543 gene encoding pancreatic lipase-related protein 2-like, with protein sequence MKVFVLLFSLAVYTVIAVPFEKEKQYGRFIEIPGGDGQMHLVDLEAEPDVEFLDEIARNPANNQYFLYTRRNPRVSQTLTINNANSIRNSNFNANRPTVVVVHGWLSNQNTNINPTIRNAYLDKSDVNVIIMDWRRLALRDYVTAANGVPAVGRGLGQFLQFLNQVTGAPFTSMHLVGFSLGAHLVGNAGRQLGGRAARVTGLDPAGPLWALNSNRLRASDGVYVEAIHTDGGTAGLGIGSRVADADFFPNGGRSQPGCATSLCNHNRAWELFASTVTRNHLEGRQCTSMTQVTSNTCRGSALRMGNDDLNKRGSGIYRLDTARRYPY encoded by the exons ATGAAGGTATTCGTTCTATTGTTCAGTTTGGCGG TTTATACCGTCATTGCTGTTCCATTTGAGAAGGAGAAACAATATGGACGGTTTATTGAAATTCCCGGTGGAGATGGGCAAATGCACCTAGTTGATTTGGAAGCCGAACCTGACGTGGAGTTTTTGGACGAAATTGCTAGAAACCCAGCAAATAACCAATACTTCCTGTACACAAG ACGCAACCCAAGAGTGTCTCAGACGTTAACCATCAACAACGCTAATTCCATCAGAAATTCCAACTTTAACGCAAACAGACCCACGGTAGTTGTTGTCCACGGCTGGCTTAGCAACCAAAACACCAACATTAATCCAACAATCAGAAATG caTACCTCGACAAGAGCGATGTAAACGTGATCATCATGGACTGGAGAAGGCTAGCTCTTCGTGACTACGTGACTGCCGCAAACGGAGTACCAGCGGTTGGCCGTGGTCTCGGCCAGTTCCTGCAGTTCCTGAACCAAGTGACTGGAGCGCCTTTCACCAGCATGCACCTTGTTGGGTTTAGTCTGGGCGCTCATCTTGTTGGTAATGCGGGTAGACAGCTTGGTGGCAGAGCCGCTAGAGTCACTG GTTTGGACCCAGCCGGTCCTCTATGGGCCCTTAATTCAAACCGTTTACGCGCGTCTGACGGCGTCTACGTGGAGGCTATTCACACTGACGGTGGTACTGCCGGCCTAGGAATCGGCTCTAGAGTGGCTGATGCCGACTTCTTCCCGAATGGAGGCAGGTCTCAACCAGGTTGCGCAACCAGTCTATGTAACCACAACCGCGCGTGGGAATTATTCGCTTCAACTGTAACACGAAACCATCTAGAAGGAAGGCAGTGCACTTCCATGACGCAAGTGACGTCTAACACGTGCCGTGGTAGCGCTCTACGTATGGGCAACGATGACTTGAACAAACGAGG tTCTGGAATATACCGACTCGACACCGCTCGCagatatccttattaa
- the LOC123698580 gene encoding odorant receptor 85b-like: MSTNKLSIPDFDDIFKQIKINFWLIGIPYEKNIKLRYYILMTVIVVMAIHEFLFFTSKFSAENFLELTQLAPCTCVGLLSFIKIALICSKRNSIFKVTNSLKALYQDILNDNKKIHLVRSNFMFLKYLTKYFFILNGVLISFYNFSTIFLIIYYYWKKNEVQFILPYAIMVPFTIDSLPKWFIVYLFSISSGFICVLYFTTVDGLYFIMTTHIYSHFTILSEEIKGLEPDTSHLLKGIVRKHQYILKLSQDLEDIFTAPNLFNVLVGSLEICALGFNLTMGEWAQIPGVVLFLLSVLLQILMISVFGENIMRESSKIGQSAYFCKWYNMDQKSKKIILLLMLRSNKPQMLTAYKFSVISYQSFTKIISTSWSYFTILRTVYKPAESNFNE; encoded by the exons ATGTCGACCAACAAACTAAGCATCCCAGATTTCGACGACatattcaaacaaataaaaatcaacttcTGGCTTATCGGCATTCCTTacgagaaaaatataaaattgcgTTATTACATACTAATGACTGTCATTGTCGTTATGGCAATAcatgaatttttattcttcactTCAAAATTCTCTGCTGAAAATTTTCTCGAATTAACACAGCTGGCTCCTTGTACGTGTGTTGGACTGTTGTCTTTTATCAAAATAGCATTGATTTGTAGTAAGCGAAATAGTATTTTCAAAGTCACCAATAGTCTGAAGGCTCTATATCAAGATATCCTTAATGACAATAAGAAGATACATCTTGTAAGGTCAAATTTTATGTTTCTTAAATACTTAACAAAGtatttcttcattttaaaTGGTGTTCTTATCAGtttctataatttttctacaatttttctcattatttattattattggaaGAAAAACGAAGTGCAGTTTATTTTACCTTATGCAATTATGGTACCATTTACGATTGATTCTTTGCCCAAGTGgttcattgtttatttattttcaatatcgaGTG GTTTTATTTGTGTATTGTATTTTACTACTGTCGatggattatattttattatgaccACACATATCTATAGtcattttacaattttgaGTGAAGAAATAAAGGGTCTGGAACCAGATACAAGTCATTTGTTGAAAGGCATTGTTAGAAAGCACCAATATATTCTGAA ATTGTCTCAAGATTTGGAGGATATATTTACAGCACCAAACTTATTTAACGTCTTGGTGGGATCTCTTGAAATATGTGCACTTGGTTTTAATTTAACG ATGGGTGAATGGGCTCAAATACCAGgagtagttttatttttgttgtctGTACTGCTACAAATACTCATGATAAGCGTTTTCGGAGAAAATATCATGCGAGAG AGCTCTAAAATTGGCCAGTCCGCGTATTTTTGTAAATGGTACAATATGGATCAAAAATccaaaaagataattttacttttaatgttAAG ATCCAATAAACCGCAGATGCTAACCGCGTATAAGTTTTCAGTCATTTCCTACCAGAGTTTCACAAAG ATAATAAGCACATCATGGTCTTATTTTACAATACTTCGAACTGTATACAAGCCAGCAgaatcaaattttaatgaataa
- the LOC123698706 gene encoding odorant receptor 13a-like, whose product MLTNKLGIPAFEEIFRQIKVNFWLIGIPFEESIKLRYYFLLCWLLVMVLQEFLFFISKFSAENFLDLTQLAPCTCIGILSIIKIILICSKRSSIFKFTDNLKALYKDIVIDEKKILLVKPNFVFLKYLIKYFFILNGVLISVYNFSTILLILYHYLKTNEVRFVLPYAIMIPFSVDSWGKWLFIYLHSIINGFICVLYFTTVDGLYYIMTTHICSHFIILSEEIKKLKPETSYLLNEIVKKHQYILKLSQDLEDIFTAPNLFNVLVGSIEICALGFNLTMGKWSQIPGVVLFLLSVLLQILMISVFGENIIRESRKIGESAYLCKWYTMDKKSKKTILLLMLRSNKPQKLTAYKFSVISYESFTKIISTSWSYFTILKTVYKQPEGVYNEFN is encoded by the exons ATGTTGACGAATAAACTCGGTATTCCTGCTTTCGAAGAAATATTCAGACAAATCAAAGTCAACTTTTGGCTAATAGGTATTCCCTTTGAAGAGAGCATAAAGTTAcgttattactttttattatgttggCTCCTTGTTATGGTACTACAGGAATTTCTGTTTTTCATATCAAAATTTTCCGCTGAAAATTTCCTCGATTTGACTCAACTGGCTCCCTGTACATGTATTGgtatattatcaataataaaaataattctaatttgtAGTAAAAGGAGCAGCATTTTCAAATTTACAGATAATCTCAAAGCGTTGTACAAAGACATTGTCATTGatgagaaaaaaatactacTCGTGAAGCCCAACTTCGTCTTTTTGaaatatcttataaaatatttcttcattcTGAACGGTGTTCTTATAAgcgtttataatttttcaacgATACTCCTTATATTGTATCACTATCTCAAGACCAATGAAGTAAGGTTCGTTTTGCCGTATGCCATTATGATACCGTTCTCGGTTGATTCATGGGGTAAatggctttttatttatttgcattcCATAATAAATG GTTTTATCTGTGTGTTGTATTTCACTACTGTTGATgggctttattatattatgacgaCGCATATTTGCAgtcattttattatcttaagtgaagaaataaagaaattgaaGCCAGAAACATCGTATTTGTTGAATGAAATTGTGAAGAAACATCAATATATCTTGAA ATTGTCACAAgatttggaggatatttttacAGCACCAAATTTGTTTAACGTTTTAGTTGGATCTATTGAAATATGCGCACTGGGATTCAATTTAacg atGGGCAAGTGGTCTCAAATACCAGgtgttgtattatttttactatcaGTCCTCCTACAAATTCTCATGATAAGTGTTTTTGGTGAAAACATCATAAGAGAG AGTCGCAAAATAGGCGAATCCGCATACCTTTGTAAATGGTACACTATGGACAAAAAATCCAAAAAGACCATTTTACTTCTTATGCTAAG ATCCAATAAACCACAAAAGCTAACGGCGTATAAGTTTTCAGTCATTTCCTATGAGAGTTTCACAAAG ATCATCAGCACCTCGTGGTCATATTTTACTATACTCAAAACTGTTTATAAGCAACCTGAAGGGGTTTATAATGAATTCAATTAA